From Penaeus chinensis breed Huanghai No. 1 chromosome 29, ASM1920278v2, whole genome shotgun sequence:
GTTCATGAAAATggtaatactgaatatatattataaacagacacacacacacatacacacaacacacgcacatatgtgtgtgtgtgtgtgtgtgtgttgtgcacgtgtgtgtgtttatatgtgcatatatatcaaatgtgtgtatagactgtgtatgtgtgtgtgtgtgtgtgtgtgtgtgtgtatatgtatatatgagtatatatatttatacatatatgtatatatgtatatatatacatatacatacttacccccatatataaacccacacacacaccaacctccTTCCCGAGCAACGTACCCGAGGCCCCAAGCCAGAGGCACTtcggaagggggaaaaaaaacaaatctccaGCAATTAgagctccttcccccctctcccctcccttcgccctctcctacAGGAAGGCGATCAAGGCGACGGTGGTGCTGTTCCCTCTCCTGGGCACCACCAACCTCCTGTTCGCCGTCAACCCGGGGGACAAGGGCGAGGGCGCCTACATGGTGACCAACGCGCCTCCTTCAGTCCTCGCAGGTGGGTGGGGCGCGGCGCTCAGTCACCGCCTGGCTTGGCCTATTATTGttagtgctattgttattgttattgttattgttattgttgttattcttgctattgttattgttattattattgttgttgttactattgctattattatcatttatgttattaccattatcgttattattattatttttgctattattgttatcattatcattatcattatcattattatcattgtcattattaacataattatcattatcattattattattatcattattattattatttttgttgttgttgttgttattatcattattacttattatttatcattattttcttttttacctcttcttcttcttttcttttagtgtgtgtgtgtgtgtgttttaactgtCTGCAAGTTGTTTTTTTCActgctatttttgttatgattttttttattataattttttttttttttttttttttttttattttttttttttttcctcctgtgtTTCATTGTTAGGTAGATAtcggttttatgttttttttctgttgttttttattttatttttttagtgatGTATATGTCTGTTCGTTTTTTATGCGattttagatttattattattatttttttgtgtgtgtgttcgtgtgtttgttttgtggaaTGTATGTCTTTtgcgattttgttgttgttcttgttgatgtttacttattttcattttcttttctatctatttgtgtctgtttttatttatatttatttattggctgcttttttttttcgttatatatatatgtataacttttcTCATTGTGATTTTCATCTTACTTATTTCTAATCTCATTTCTAtagttttaaaataattattttttctctctctctccttcccgcccatTCCAACTCATTTACACCCCCTTCCGCCCATTCTTTCCCATTTATTCCTCCCCcgttctctaccctccctcccctcttccccgttcCCATCCATTCCCACCTCcattcccatccccattcccattcccattcccatcctcATTTCCACCCCCATTCCCACCTCCATTCCCATTCTGATTCCGCCACACCTCCCCTATTCCCATACCAATCCTCCCACATTTCTACCCcatgcccaccccctcccccacccccccttttcccaccctactcaccccttcccaccccatcccccgtccccccattccccccgcaGGGCGTGTTCGTGTCGGTGCTGTACTGCTTCCTCAACACGGAGGTGCGGAAGGTTGTGCAGAAGCGCTGGCGCCAGCACCGCCTGCGCCGCCTGGGCTACCCTGACTCCGAGCGCCGCAAGAGCACGAAGAGCACCATCATCCTGCCCTCGACCTTCTCCTTCCGACGCCCCACGAGCCACAACATCAACCTGCAGCTCCCCCCTTCGCCTCGACCCACCTCCCCGCAGTCGTCCTCCGTCGTGCAGGCCCACGTCAGCGCCCACGCCCACCAGGCCTCCTTCCCGGTCGCCTCGCAGCCGCCCGCGTACCTCGCCATCTCGCTGCActcgccctcgtcctcgtcctcctcctcgcgcCCGCCTTGCGCCTTCGCCCTCGCCACTCACACGTCGCCCTCGGGAGTCTTCGAGCCCCTCGCCCTCGACTCCTTCCCCTCGAGGCTCTGCCCCTCGCCCACGCAGACGCTCACGCCCTCCATGCagctcccttacctcccccctgcCTCCGCCCTCCGCCACGCCCCTTCCGACGCCTCCTCCCTTAACCACGCCCCCTTCGACGCCTACCCCTCCGACGCgtgcccctcgcccctctccagcACCCAGCAGAGCCTCGAGACGTCGCTCCTGTAGAAGGACCGAGACCTCGCGACACTCTGCCGGCGCCCTGGCTAATGGCCCTCCACATGGACAGCCTCTCGCGCCGTGTGGACGACCGTCAGCTCGAAGGTGGAGAGGAAGTGGATTCAACTGGATTACAGGGATTACTAGATGTGTAAGCTTCATGTAAACCtcttgagaaaaaatataaacacgtgACTCGAATGTAATAATAAATGACACCAacatgtgtagaaaaaaaaaaatatattaagtaattaaatatttgaaaaaaagtgaTCAAGATAAACAAAACAGTGAAATAAAACACATTAAAATGATTAACGAGACTAGTTCCCgtgaaaaaaaacatcaaaatgtgTCCAAAAAGAATGTTATTGGatacagaaatatttttttttaaaaagtgacgaagataaaacaaactgacgataaaataataggaataataataataataaaaaaaacaccgaaaagtctaaaaaaaaaatatatatacattatcctaGTCAGTATCTGACAGAtcgaaaagttatatatatgtataaaaaaaacattaaaaactaaaaaaaaaaaaaaaaaatggaaaatgcttCCAAActctaataaataaaaacataggaGAGATTAGCATTTATTTAATTGCTTTTTTGAACTAATGTCTTGTGGGGGAGACATGAACTCGACTAAATATCTTTGgccattttaaaaatattatttatctgATATTAGCTAATGTACCTGTATTTGTAGTCTCTAGTACTGTGAATGTCTATAcagtaaaatattttatatactttgTGCTTGTACATTAATGTGAAAAGGAACTATATTTGTTCTCATAATATTATGGATACGTGTTTATGtaaatttgtgatatatatatatatatatatatatatatatatatatatgtgtgtgtgtgtgtgtgtgtgtgtgtgtgtgtgtaaatgtgtgtgtgtgtgtgtgtgtatatatatgtgtgtgtgtgtgtgtgtgtgtgtgtgtgtatgtgtgtgtgtgtgtgtgtgtgtacatattaatttatatgtctattataCAATCAGCTTTTAGAATAATAAACACAAGGACCAATgctatttctgtgtgtttatgtacattaaATTAAATACAAATTTACAcgtttgcgtatgtgcgtgtatgtgcgtatgtgtgtttgtcgatTCTTATACGTGTGTTTTACCTCATAAGGCCGTCTGCCAGAACCATGGGCCGCGTATGACAGTCACAAAGCCCTGTCATGCGGCGTGGTTGTTGGTGCTCCGTTGcgaatatattcatctattttcatttttatgaatCCATTTCTATGTCTATTCATTTAGGAATTTATTTTTAAATCCTTTGTAAACGCAAATATTTTTAGATCTATTTCTAGATGTAAACGCGGGCCGAACGCACTCTAAGCTCACGCAATGacgattttgattttgaaaaccAGAAGGAAACTCAATCCTCTGTTTtggggaggaagacaaagaggtcTTGATGAATGttatttcctctttcatctcttaattaatctttcttctttcgaggaaggaaagggaagaattaaGGAATGAATCGAGGCCACAAACGATACCGATGAAATCACAAACTCCTCGTATGGTAGTGGGTGTTTCTGTTCTCATGATGTCCAGGATTCGTCCATTATGTCTATCATCCTATCTCCTCTGCCCTAGAGCATCCTCCGGCGAATCCTTCTCTTtctggggaagagagatgggggaggttcTTGTCCTCGTGTTCGGTGCCTCCTTCGAAATCCTTGAAAGGACTGAGGAGACGAACAAATGCCTTTGGAGCATCTCGAATCTGGCGCCGCGATTTGTAATGGTTTGcctttgtctgtgtctatatatattttttttttcttgtgggttgtctctctgtctctgtctctcgctctttctctccctcttgctctccttctttctctctctctctttctctctctctctcgctcgctctctctctctctctctctctctctctctctctctctctctctctctctctctctctctctctctctctctctctctctctcattttttccttttttgtaacaAAAGCAAATACAGAGAAATGTGTTGTtgagttatcattacaattgcaaCTACAAGTACgagttttatttaatttgattaaTCTCCTTGTTCCTACTGCTTCCGGTAATTGTTTAGAATCCCCACTGTGCAGACGGTACTTTCCTAAGGAATGGAAGTATCAGTTTAAACAAGAGGTAACGGtactatttttttaatcaaatgaATTAATTTCGTGATGACGTCGAAGCCAGAAGAGAAcatcctgataaaaaaaaaaaaaaaaaaaaaaaaaaacatgtattttaagAGAGAAAGTCATCATCTCGACTCGCAAACTACAGGATTTTACCAGAAAGTTTAATTGACGGAGGCTTAATCTGGCGTCACAGGAATGCTCTTTTATTTATTGGAAAAAGAATCGAGCCGATAAACAAGCTGCCACTCAAGGGTATTGCAACCGgaagattgttttgtttttcttgggtAGTTAGTGCGAATTCCTGATTGTCCCTATGGATggatagaaaaaatacaaagacatttGACATATCAAATgcacctacaaatatatatatatatatatatatatatatatatatatatatatatatgtatatatatatatatgtatatatatatatatatatatatatatatatatgtgtgtgtgtgtgtgtgtgtatacatacacacacacacacacacatatatatatatatatatatatatatatatatatatatatatatatatatatatatatatttgacctcCCTAAAACTACAAGCACCAAATCTAATGCCACCGTTcagaattttattaataataatgataataattattactataacaataatgataataattataatgatgataatagtaacagtagtgataattataataatgataacgataatgataattattataactaataataataataaagatgataataataatgatgatataaataataataataacgaagataatggtaatgatactaataatgattataacacaaacactaataataataataatgataataataataataattataaaaatgataataataatgataataattgtgataataataataataacaatgataataacagtgatgacattaacaatgaaaacagtaatgataggagagataataacaataacaatggtgatgatgataatagttatactgataattattatgaggataacaaaaacaataatgatgatgatgacgataacgatgatgataataatgataatgataatgataataataataatgataatgataatgataatgatgatgctgatgataatgataatgataatgataatgataatgatgataatgataataacaatgataatgataatgatgatattaatgatgaggataatgatactgataatgatgatgatgatgataatgatgatgatgatgatgataataataatgatgatgatgataatgatgatgatgataatgatgatgatgataatgataatgatattgataatgatgatgatgataatgatgatgatgatgataatgatgatgatgataatgatgatgataatgatgatgatgatgatgataatgataatgataatgataatgataatgataatgataatcatgatgatgatgataatgataatgataatgataatgatgatattaatgatgatcataaagatgaggataatgataatgataatgatgatgatgatgatgatgataatgatgatgatgatgataatgatgatgatgatgatgataatgatgatgataatgataatgatgataatgatgatgaaaatgataatgataataataatgatattgatattgataatgataatgatgatattaatgatgatgataatgatgatgataatgataatgataatgataatgatgatgatgatgatgataatgatgatgataatgatgataatgatgatgatgatgatgatgataatgataatgataatgataatgatgatgatgatgatgatgatgataatgatgatgataatgatgatgatgatgatgataatgataatgataacgctaatgataatgataatgatgatgatcatggtaatgaggataatgatgatgataatgatgataatgataatgataatgataatgataatgacaacgataacgatgatgatgataataataacaatgataacgataatgacgataatgatgatgatgataataataataataataataatgataataataatgataatgataatgatgatgataacataaataatgataattatgataacaataataataatgataataattataataacaacaacagcaacaacaataacaatgacaataataatgataactataacaataataataacaataagaataacattaacaacaacaataacaataatattaacaacaacaacagcaacaataatactactactactactaataataataataataataataataataataataagattaatgacgcCATGACTGggattaaaatattattaatagtattggtacCTTACCAATTATTCATTGATGTTCTTCCAATACCAAATAATTCTCACATAacgaatacacgcacatatgaaaTCTCATTATATATCAAACAGTTAAAATGTCTTAGTTAAAAATACCACTGAAAATATCAGCCTCGCAAAAGACAGTTAACAACGTACGAAGAGATACACTATCTGTAGGCCGACTCACCTGCGGGAAACATTCTTCAAAGTTAATGAAAGCGTCAGagtggaaggtgagggggggaaggtgaggggggaaggtgaggggggaaggtgaggggggagggggggggcgggggagaaaatCCAGTTTGATTCGAGATCTAAATTTTGAAATTGTTCTAtgctctccccttgcctcccctcatACTAGGAAGTAGTCTACGACCTACGACCGAGAGTAGCCTAtgcaccctcccaccccccttctggAAAGtagtccttgccccccccccctctttctaggAGAGTCCCTACACCCCTCATTCTAGAAAGTAGTCTcagtcctctcccccctccccccccttctagaAAATAGCCCCTGCCCCTAGAAAAGACCCTACCCCCTCCTAAAGAACGTAGCCCCTAACCCCCCTTCTAGAAGAGTCCCTAAccccaaatacccccccccccccatttctaacccacacacccccaacaacGACTGCAAGCCACGCCCCTCGACCCTTCGCTTGTTTGAAAAGCCCCACCCCtaagcctcccctccccccctcacccctccctccccccctcacccctccctccccccctcacccctccctccccccctcacccctccctccctctttaggAAATCAGCTAAAATTCCTGCCAAGTTTCCCCGAAGTCGTTAAATTTGACCGATTTTCTGCGTGGGTTCCCTTCCTCTGGCTTGtctgatggggggagagggggaaggggtgaaggggaaggggagaatgggggaagggggggaggagggggagaggggaggaatcaTTCGTTAACGAGCTAAATCTCCCAGCAAAAGGCGTTCGTTGGCGAGATGAGAGAAACGGGGAAGCGAAGATAGAGTGAAAGTTCGTTCAATAATTACCGTTCCTTACGTAAAAGTACTAATTACtggatatttttttgttgttgttgctgttcctttttttttcttttcttttcttttctcttttttttcttttctttttttttctattttgaataTGGTGTTTTAATCCGTAGGTTATTTTCTAAGATTTTAGAGACGATGAATTCTGAAGAACAGAGACAAAAATGAAAGGttcatttaaaaaaatctaaaatgataaaaaaaaaatacgaagacacAAAAGTAGTTTAAAATTCTGAACCTGATTTTTAGatcttttgataatgataatgaaggtaagaaTGAGCATAAGGCATATATATGGGTATTCTCCATGCGTTTTATTTACGCCGTCCTCGCTACTACGCAACCCGTATATAGATTTAGATTCCTCTACTGCACAACCTGTAAATAGATTTAGATTTCTCTACTACACAACCCGTCAATAGATTTAGATTTCTCTACTACGTAACCCGTAAATAGATTTAGATTTCTCTACTACACGACCCGTATAAACGCATTAATTTACTGACATTTTCGGAGGAAAATGTACATCGTGTGAAAATACAGTTGAGAATTgaagtttgtttgattttttttttttaattccagaaTGATTTATCTACGAAGGACACGAATGggctaaaataaaagtaaaacaaataaatatacaaacaaaaaagtatgaataaatagTTGTATAACCGTAATCTTACAATCCTAGCACTACACAATACAACCGATTCCTAATCTTAGGAGTTAATAGCAGCCGTGGAAAGCGATCCGAGTTCAATAATGTGGAAGTCTATTTAGGTTTAATTTAGATCTACTGGCCGCCAAAGTCCCAACAATTCAGGCTTGGAGGGAAGTGATCTCGAATTCCCGTAGTAAATGCCCATCTGATTGAGGaaggaggctttttttttttgtgaatggcgGAGGTCCCGGATGTTGGGATCTGTGCTGTGATTGGTTGATCGATAACCAATTGGGATTTAGAGACGTCCACGCCATAGTGTTCGAATCTTTATAATCGAACGAAAGATTTCACTCTCGAAAATTATTCTGATGAGAGGGAGCAACTTTGTGACAAGGGTATTGTTGGGAGATATATATAAGAAGCTAATACCTTCGGATTTTGCCAATTAGTAAAAAATGAGGCTAGCAACACAGTTTTAGAATTTTCCTTCACGTTCGGACGAGACCATCCAACATTGACCACAATTCGCCGTAAAAACGAGTACGAAAATCCTACAAAGGCTGAtcccacacaaaaaacaaaaacaaaaagaaacacagtaaacaaaacaaataaacgtaTAACAGACTACATAAATAAGCCTTATGCTCACCGTAATTCCAATACCCTGAACGCAGATCAAAGATGCCTGCGCCTCGTCTCCGGCAGATGCCCGACTGCGTGTCCTAATTGGCGACGTCGCGGGAGAGGGAAAAGTCGGCGGAAAATTCCACGAGAGGAGCGAACGGCGCGGAATTAGCGGCCGCGATTTTAATTATGAGCGGGCGTTGTgtaacacacatgcatgcacgcacacacatacacacacacacacacacgcacgcacacacacacacacacacacacacatatatatgtgtgtgtgtgtgtgtgtgtgtttgtgtgtgtgtgtgtgagtatatgtatatgtatgtatatatacatttatttgtttgtttatctatttgcttgtttatttagatatatgtgtatgtgtatagacagtgagatagatagatagatagatagatgtgtatgtgtgtgtgtgtgtgtgtgtgtaagaaagtgtgtacttatatatctatctatcaccttctgtccttctatctacctctctatcttgctttatctatttatgtaaccacctctctctctctctctctcaatagatagataggtcgatagatagatagatagatagacaaataggtagggtgactggttgatagatagatgggtagatagatagacagatagatagataaatagacaggtaggtagggtgactgattgatagatagatgggtagatagacagatagatagataggtagacggagagatagacagacacagatagacagttaaatagataaataaataaatatacaggatTTATACAGGAAATAGAAAATCTTTCAGTACTGTTTTCCCATATTAGATTTCCGAGCTTTATTGTCAATGAAGTTGCAATAAAAATCCGCGTTTGCATTTATTGAATCTTTCACAAAGTGTGAATAATTGGATTTGCtgcagaaggaaaataatgatgataaggttgatgatagtgatgaagtcgatgatggtgatgatgatgatgaagatgatggtgatggtgatgatgaaggtgatggtggtggtaatgaggatgatgaaggtgatggtgatgatggtaatgatgatgatgaaggtgatggtgataacaaagatgatggtgatgatgaaaatgatggtgatgacgatgatggtgatgatgaaggtgatggtgatgaaaatggtgatgatgatgaagatgatggtgataatgacgatgatgatgataatgataataaagatgatgaagtgatggtaatgttattgatgataaggaggaggattataatgataacatttattatcacaatgatgacAAACCAGCATTATAATCTATAGAAAaagagtaacaacaatgataatgatacatatattagcgatgaagataacattaatgataaggataatgtaacatgataatgattatggtttgCATGatatatgtgatgataatgatattattggttGTGATATAATAGTAGTGAAAAAAATGGGAGTTTAAAAATGTTAACATCAGTGAGAGCAATTATtagttatctccctctctctctctctttctctctctctctctctctccctttatctctctctctctctctctctctctctctctctctctctctctctctctctctctctctctctctctctctctctctctctctctct
This genomic window contains:
- the LOC125040468 gene encoding putative protein TPRXL — protein: MFLINIVRILVTKLRASDAQVRGKKNKSPAIRAPSPLSPPFALSYRKAIKATVVLFPLLGTTNLLFAVNPGDKGEGAYMVTNAPPSVLAGGWGAALSHRLAWPIIGVFVSVLYCFLNTEVRKVVQKRWRQHRLRRLGYPDSERRKSTKSTIILPSTFSFRRPTSHNINLQLPPSPRPTSPQSSSVVQAHVSAHAHQASFPVASQPPAYLAISLHSPSSSSSSSRPPCAFALATHTSPSGVFEPLALDSFPSRLCPSPTQTLTPSMQLPYLPPASALRHAPSDASSLNHAPFDAYPSDACPSPLSSTQQSLETSLL